One Babesia bovis T2Bo chromosome 4 map unlocalized Chr4_1, whole genome shotgun sequence genomic window carries:
- a CDS encoding Eukaryotic phosphomannomutase family protein — MVRQMLIFDMDGTLTDPVQVISNNVKDILRRCKLKNFEIAVVSGSKYDKIKGQLNDGFIDEFDYVFSENGTQVYVKNVLVKSLDITEAIPETKLRKMIEFSLRYIADLDIPTKRGTFIEHRKSLINICPPGRNSSMDDRRRFVEYDSIHHVRQKFIQVLKSQFDSDDCPLSFVAGGQISIDVYPKAWSKSIALSHIEKCDVIHFFGDNTREGGNDFEIYNHPDVIGHTVTGYKDLVNQLEELLAKS; from the exons ATGGTTCGACAGATGCTGATTTTTGACATGGACGGTACTTTGACAGATCCGGTACAG GTTATAAGCAACAATGTGAAAGATATATTGAGGCGATGTAAACTTAAAAACTTTGAGATTGCTGTGGTATCGGGGTCAAAGTATGATAAGATAAAAGGACAACTTAACGATGGGT tTATTGATGAGTTCGATTATGTTTTTTCCGAAAACGGAACACAAGTCTATGTTAAAAATGTTTTAGTGAAATCACTG GATATTACTGAGGCGATACCGGAGACGAAACTTCGTAAAATGATTGAGTTTTCTCTTCGGTATATTGCTGACTTAGACATTCCAACTAAACG GGGTACCTTTATTGAACATCGTAAAAGTCTAATTAACATATGTCCTCCCGGACGCAATAGCTCTATGGATGACCGCAGAAGATTTGTTGAATACGACTCTATTCACCATGTCAGGCAGAAGTTCATACAAGTATTAAAATCTCAGTTCGATAGCGACGATTGTCCGTTATCATTTGTGGCGGGTGGACAAATTTCTATCGATGTCTATCCCAAG GCATGGAGTAAATCGATTGCGCTTTCTCACATTGAAAAATGCGACGTAATTCATTTTTTCGGTGATAACACTAGAGAG GGAGGTAACGACTTTGAGATCTACAATCATCCTGATGTTATCGGCCATACTGTAACTGGTTACAAAGATTTAGTCAATCAACTAGAAGAGTTATTAGCTAAATCATAA
- a CDS encoding putative ribosomal protein L11: MKFLGRYRLIVPAAVAKPSPSIGQALGPLGINMTDFCKKFNERTQLIRPNVPIQVRIYTLSNASYKFSLRTPGSQWFLRRIARVPMGSSKPKHEIVGNVTLKEVYHIAKCKCMDPPLIGIPLYVICKRIIGTAKAMGIAVTRELMPEFRKRDYTRVSQLDQMKKDIRMHRKSQKRGKK, translated from the exons ATGAAGTTTCTTGGAAGATACCGGTTGATAGTACCAGCGGCTGTCGCCAAACCATCACCTTCTATAGGTCAAGCATTAGGTCCATTGGGTATTAACATGACAGATTTTTGCAAGAAATTTAATGAACGGACGCAGTTAATTAGGCCGAATGTTCCAATTCAAGTAAGGATATATACGTTATCAAACGCGTCATATAAATTCTCACTTCGAACTCCTGGATCGCAATGGTTTTTACGTAGGATCGCTCGTGTTCCTATGGGATCATCTAAGCCTAAGCATGAGATTGTAGGCAATGTTACCTTAAAAGAG GTTTATCACATTGCCAAATGTAAATGTATGGATCCGCCATTAATAGGGATTCCTTTATATGTCATATGTAAACGTATTATCGGTACGGCTAAAGCCATGGGAATCGCGGTAACTCGGGAGTTGATGCCTGAATTCCGTAAGCGTGATTACACACGAGTGTCTCAGCTAGACCAAATGAAGAAAGATATTCGTATGCATCGCAAATCGCAGAAACGCGGGAAAAAGTAG
- a CDS encoding initiation factor 3 gamma subunit containing protein encodes MESLFGHDISRPVAENDTVILMIHNKGGFTAHVERGKTVKICKDNFNLDALIGCSYGDVFTKEDGAWIKIRRNDPQYQQYRNRIRETISVESNIPSSDNRDVYDDNTAQKLSYDDIQRLKRERKAQEVIESIVDNSETFAKKSKMAQEKYISRKESRHIKLFYVRPCDLYNVCDCYFTSFPHKIGYLNFSNLAMMMYLASIKYNDKVMVLDHALGIITAAVCQRLAGSGRIYRLVAKGVSDKVVHEIGIRYFDNIFSLDMSEYIPLGITSVRPVRAPADTSNLPGDQECNISDQDEMNQKDANITGLLNNVYGQPFDESDAGGSKSFMESPREDLDSRDEKEVKRQKLSQIPGIYPLYNATKEEVMNCQVLIGNIAFNKCNKLNSMVSLYTRSFKAAADMYLEMGGRLVLYGQQYQPMAELQAELTLSEEYVNVKFDEVFCREYQMLPLRTHPVMTAELRPCCGFIVSATKTSKDILS; translated from the exons ATGGAATCTCTATTTGGTCATGATATATCCCGTCCTGTAGCGGAAAATGATACAGTGATTCTAATGATACACAATAAGGGTGGATTTACTGCTCATGTCGAAAGAGGAAA AACGGTCAAAATATGCAAAGATAATTTTAATCTTGATGCTCTGATTGGATGCTCCTACGGCGATGTATTCACAAAGGAAGATGGAGCATGGATTAAGATCCGTCGTAACGACCCGCAGTATCAGCAGTACCGTAATCGTATCAGGGAAACCATATCTGTCGAGTCGAATATACCTTCATCGGACAATCGTGATGTATATGATGACAACACTGCTCAAAAGCTGAGCTACGATGATATACAACGCCTGAAAAGAG AACGAAAAGCCCAGGAGGTGATTGAGTCAATAGTGGACAACTCAGAGACCTTTGCTAAAAAGTCAAAGATGGCGCaagaaaaatatatatctcgTAAGGAATCTCGTCATATAAAGCTGTTCTACGTTAGACCATGtgatttatataatgtatgtGATTGCTACTTTACTTCATTTCCACACAAGATTGG CTACTTAAATTTCTCAAACCTTGCTATGATGATGTATCTGGCCAGTATCAAGTACAACGATAAGGTAATGGTACTGGACCACGCCCTTGGGATTATAACTGCTGCGGTTTGCCAAAGACTTGCAG GATCAGGTAGAATATATCGGTTGGTGGCGAAAGGAGTGAGTGACAAGGTAGTACACGAAATTGGTATTCGTTATTTTgacaatatattttcacTTGATATGAGTGAGTACATCCCGCTCGGCATCACATCGGTGAGACCAGTAAGAGCGCCAGCAGATACCTCTAATTTGCCCGGCGATCAGgaatgtaatatatctgATCAAGATGAAATGAACCAAAAAGATGCTAATATCACTGGTTTACTGAACAACGTTTATGGACAACCATTTGATGAATCTGACGCAGGTGGCAGCAAATCATTTATGGAATCACCCCGGGAAGATTTGGACAGTAGGGATGAGAAAG AAGTGAAACGGCAAAAACTAAGCCAAATACCTGGAATATATCCTCTCTACAACGCTACCAAGGAGGAGGTTATGAACTGTCAAGTTCTGATCGGAAATATCGCTTTTAACAAATGCAATAAGCTTAACTCCATGGTGTCGTTATATACAAGAAGCTTCAAAGCTGCGGCTGATATGTATCTGGAGATGGGCGGTCGTCTAGTTCTTTATGGACAACAATATCAACCAATGGCTGAACTTCAGGCTGAACTCACATTGAGTGAGGAGTATGTCAATGTGAAATTTGACGAGGTATTTTGTAGAGAGTATCAG ATGCTACCCCTAAGGACACATCCTGTTATGACAGCCGAACTGCGTCCATGTTGCGGTTTCATTGTATCGGCAACGAAGACATCTAAAGATATTTTATCTTGA